The Kosmotoga arenicorallina S304 genome contains a region encoding:
- a CDS encoding ABC transporter ATP-binding protein, producing MNKVVEVKDLVKKYPGFQLGPIDLEIPEGSIVGLIGPNGAGKTTLIKSMLNLVHRDAGMVRIMGMDLSKNEREIKDIVGYVGEHQYFYEDKRVSWLGNFVSSFYSNWNNDLFRELLEKYQIDPKKRARELSKGMRVKLSFAIAISHNPKVMLLDEPTSGLDPIVRREILEEMRNIAGDEKRSVLISSHITDDIDRIADYVIYLLDGKVALYSEKDSLLAEWKRIHYVDGELPDSLQNSLFDKTETAFGNSGITSKYSELKALLDPLLQEGRVKVENLGLDDILICLVGKCKK from the coding sequence ATGAACAAAGTTGTCGAAGTGAAAGATTTGGTGAAAAAGTATCCCGGTTTCCAGCTTGGTCCGATAGATTTAGAAATCCCCGAGGGTAGTATCGTAGGCCTGATAGGTCCAAACGGTGCTGGAAAAACCACACTTATCAAATCTATGCTGAATTTAGTTCACCGCGATGCGGGCATGGTGAGAATAATGGGTATGGACCTCAGCAAAAACGAAAGGGAAATAAAAGATATTGTCGGATATGTGGGCGAGCATCAGTATTTCTATGAAGACAAAAGGGTTAGCTGGTTGGGGAATTTTGTATCGAGCTTTTACAGCAACTGGAATAACGATTTGTTCCGTGAACTTCTTGAAAAATACCAGATTGATCCAAAGAAAAGGGCAAGAGAATTATCCAAAGGGATGCGCGTGAAACTCTCTTTCGCAATTGCCATATCCCATAATCCAAAAGTCATGCTTCTTGACGAACCAACCTCTGGTCTGGATCCCATTGTAAGGAGGGAAATACTAGAAGAAATGCGAAATATCGCCGGAGATGAGAAAAGGAGCGTGTTGATATCATCTCATATTACAGACGACATTGACCGTATAGCTGATTATGTTATCTACCTTCTAGATGGAAAGGTTGCACTCTACTCTGAAAAGGACAGCCTTCTGGCCGAGTGGAAGAGGATTCACTATGTAGATGGTGAACTTCCGGACTCTTTGCAGAATTCGCTTTTTGATAAAACCGAAACAGCCTTTGGAAATTCTGGCATCACCTCAAAATACAGTGAGTTAAAGGCCCTGCTCGATCCATTACTTCAGGAAGGAAGGGTAAAAGTTGAAAATCTCGGGCTGGATGACATATTGATTTGCCTTGTGGGGAAGTGTAAAAAATGA
- a CDS encoding ABC-2 transporter permease, whose protein sequence is MILKILLKELNKAKFFLLFWIITIFSAMSLINLVLSGSTRGALTSLVGAAFVVMGIFISISLIENYESHHRGYDIMLIMPVKLLDIIMAKFLALLIIMGTSICSVLPFVLAYGVEPLATHALMISINLALVIGGLFHLGIARLGFEKCLNILLFGAGTAGFVVLLILQIIGRSKDPGTIENFALLISKWPVLLISILTYFLLMLLTVKVKARYPNR, encoded by the coding sequence ATGATACTGAAAATACTTTTGAAAGAACTGAATAAGGCAAAATTCTTTTTGCTTTTCTGGATTATAACGATATTTTCGGCAATGAGTTTAATAAACCTTGTGCTTTCCGGTTCGACCAGGGGAGCATTGACCTCTTTGGTTGGAGCAGCTTTTGTAGTTATGGGGATATTCATATCCATATCTCTGATTGAGAACTATGAGAGCCACCATAGGGGTTATGACATAATGCTCATAATGCCTGTGAAACTCCTGGATATAATAATGGCAAAATTCCTGGCATTATTGATAATCATGGGTACAAGTATATGCTCGGTATTGCCCTTTGTGCTGGCTTATGGAGTAGAGCCCCTTGCCACTCACGCTTTGATGATCTCTATCAATCTCGCTCTTGTAATTGGCGGGCTTTTCCATCTGGGCATTGCACGCCTTGGCTTTGAGAAATGCCTGAATATACTTCTTTTTGGTGCTGGAACTGCGGGTTTTGTCGTGTTGTTAATATTACAGATCATAGGAAGAAGCAAAGATCCCGGAACTATCGAAAACTTTGCGTTGCTCATTTCAAAGTGGCCAGTACTGCTTATTTCGATTTTGACATACTTTTTACTAATGCTTTTAACTGTCAAAGTAAAAGCCAGGTACCCGAACAGATAA
- a CDS encoding ABC-2 transporter permease, with the protein MLKILKKELTSLGVLLIFVSAALLTVAAMYLVITGRDLERTPMAVMDYLFILEGMVIFGLPMGNEKYDEKNKGYHLYGMLPVKKAKIVKAKFLAFLIPGIVMAFAIWLAHFIVLKGIYPEIVLGAVCVAFSFSAFMMGILYVFIFKLEYSKMLIPTMLTYMLVLSFPIWSTIILRRVFGISENGLIGFYTSPVPFAVVLISLICLYFLYKKAVRKFLQREF; encoded by the coding sequence ATGCTAAAAATACTTAAAAAGGAGCTGACAAGCTTAGGCGTACTGCTTATATTCGTATCCGCTGCCCTTTTGACAGTAGCAGCAATGTATCTCGTTATAACAGGGAGAGACCTCGAACGTACCCCAATGGCTGTTATGGATTATCTGTTCATATTGGAAGGGATGGTAATTTTTGGCCTTCCCATGGGGAACGAAAAATACGACGAAAAAAATAAGGGGTATCATCTTTATGGAATGCTCCCTGTAAAGAAAGCCAAAATAGTGAAAGCTAAGTTCCTTGCATTCCTGATTCCGGGTATTGTTATGGCTTTTGCAATCTGGTTGGCTCACTTCATTGTTCTAAAAGGCATATATCCTGAAATAGTACTTGGAGCGGTGTGCGTTGCTTTTTCGTTTAGTGCGTTCATGATGGGCATTTTATATGTGTTCATATTCAAACTGGAATACAGCAAAATGCTTATTCCAACTATGCTCACGTACATGCTGGTTCTAAGCTTCCCCATATGGTCAACAATAATTTTGAGAAGGGTATTTGGGATTTCTGAAAATGGATTGATTGGTTTCTACACAAGCCCCGTTCCTTTTGCAGTAGTTCTTATTTCACTCATTTGCCTTTATTTCCTGTACAAAAAGGCAGTAAGGAAGTTTTTGCAAAGGGAATTTTAG